Genomic window (Spiroplasma sabaudiense Ar-1343):
GATAATGAAATTTACAAAATTAATTTTAATTGAGTTAAAATAAATAGAAGAAAGAAGGTATCAAAATGAAGAAAGCTCTTCTAATAGTTGATTTTCAATATGATTTTGTAAATCCAAACGGTAGTTTGTTCGTTCCTGGAGCTGATAAGATTGGGCCCTATATCGAATCATTAATGGATGAATTCAAGGGCAACGATAATATAATAATTGCTTCAAAAGACTGACACCCAAGTAACCACTACTCTTTTAAACAATGAGGAAATCATTGTGAACAAGGTAAAATTGGATCAGAATTAGTTTTGAACTTAGAAAAAATTGATTATACGATTTTAAAGGGTCAAGATGAAAATATTGAAAGTTATAGCGCTTTTTTTGATGAAAAAGGCAACTCAAACGGTTTAAATGAACTACTTCAAAAACTAAAAATTATTGAAATTACAATAGTTGGAGTTGCAACCGACATTTGTGTTGCAAATACAGTTTCAAGTGCTGTGAAGTTGGGTTATAAAACGAATTTAGACTTAAACGGCTGTGCAGGGTTTAATAATATCTTAACTTTATAAAATATTTAAATATTTTATAAAGTTATAATGAACTAATAAAAATCCCATTCAAAAGATGAATGGGATTTTTATTTTATAATATAGTAAATTTAGTTATTTATTTTAGTTCCGCTAATTCCTTTAATAACATCGGCAACTTTTTCTAGATTTCCAATTACTGCAACATTTTTTGAGCTTTGTTTTACAAAACTTATGGCAGCTTCTACTTTTGGCAACATACTTCCCGAAGCAAACTGATTATCCAAAATATATTTTTCCAATTCTGCAACTTTAATATTGGTTAATTTCTCTTGGTTTGGTTGGTTGAAATTAATCATAATATTATCAACAGCAGTTAAAATTATTAGTTGGTCAGCGCCAATTAACTCCGCCACTTTTGCCGCAGCAAAGTCTTTATCAATCACAGCGGCAATTCCAGTTAGACTTTCATTTTCTTTGAAAACCGGAATTCCACCCCCACCAGCTGCAATAGGGATAAATCCACTATCAACAAGACTAATTAAAATATCCTTTTCAACAATATCGATTGGTTTTGGAGAAGCAATTACCCTTCTTCACCCTCTTCCTGAATCCTCTTTCATATTTCAATTATTTTCCTTTGAAAGTTTGTCAGCCATTTCTTGATCATAAAATGATCCTATTGGTTTTGATGGATTTTTAAAAGCTAAATCATTTTTATCAACTAAAGTTTGGGTAATGATACTTACAACACTCTTTTTAATTTTTCTATGATTTAACTCATTTTTTAAAGCTTGCTGCAAGTGATACCCAATATATCCTTCGCTCATACTTCCACATTCAGGAAAATCCACAACAGGAGATTTAGAATCGGTTTTATGTGCAATATCAAACCCCAAATTAATCATTCCAACTTGTGGACCATTTCCGTGAACAATTACTAATTGATTGCCAGAGGCTATAATGTTTGCTAAATGCTTAGCGGTATTTTTAACAATTTGTTTTTGTTCTTCAGGACTATCACCAAGTGCATTTCCCCCAATTGCTACAACAATTTTGCTCATTTTTAAATGTCTCCTTTATTAAAAAAATATCACACACAATAGTGTGTGATATTTAATTTATTCTAAAATATCGGTGATGGTAGTAATGAACCAACACTTAATAATACAATTGAAATTAATACAGTTCCTAGTATATAAATTCAAGCACCTTTAAATAGTTTTGAATATTCAATTTTGGCAATTCCCAATGCGCCCATAACTACTCCAGAAGTTGGAGTAAATAAATTTAAAGTTCCTGAGGCAAATGAAAATGCAGTAATTGAACCACTAGCAGCTCCTAAACCAATCCCTCCAGCTACTGGTCCTCACAATGGGAAAATTGCTGTTGCAAATCCAGAAGTTGACGGTATTAAGAATGATAATGGCAAGAATATTAAGAACGAAATTAAAACAAAACTAATTTGGTTTAATCCACCCAGTCCACTTGAAATACCTGAAATTATTAGAGTTTGTAGGCCGCTTGTGCTCATAATGAAACTAAGTCCAGCTGCTACTGCAATTACCAAACAAACTCCCAACATATCTTTGCTTCCTACAATGAATCCATCAACATAATCCTCTTCACCTTTTCAGTCTATTAAAGCAATAATTAACGAACTTATGATGAAGAAACAAGCTACTTCAGCAAGACCACCTTCACCAAATCCAGGAATTAAACCCGATAGGAAGAAAACATTTTTGTTGAATCATTCTCCAGCATCAGCGGCACCTGTGCCCCCGATAATGCTATCTCATCCCACTAAATATAAAATCATAATTAAAAATGTAATTAAAAAGACTACAAGTGATCCGATTCTTTTTTTGGTAAATTTAACTTGCTCAACAGATTCGCCAAGGAAGAAAATTTTGTCTTTTTCAGCTGTCTCAAAAACTACTGATTTTTGAGGATTTTTTTTAACACGATTTGCGTATCACATAATAAATCCTATTGTAAATAATGTAAATATAATTCAACTTATTCAACGGAAAGCCATCCCTGTACTTGTTGTTAATTGATCCACACCCGATGTGTCAACAGCCAAGCCAATTAAGAATGGATTGACTGTGGATGCAACAACTCCGGTTCCTGCACCAAACAAAACTATCATTAAAGCTGTAAAGCTATCAAATCCAGCTGCTATCATTAGCGGAATAACAATCATATAAAATCCTAAAGTCTCTTCTGCCATACCATAAGTAGATCCACAAAAACTAAAGAAAGTAACTAGAACGGGAATTACTCAAATTGCATTTTTACCTAATTTTCTAGTAATTGATTGAGTAAAAGCTTCCAAAGCTTTAGTTCTCATTACAATGTTTAAGAATCCTCCTAAACATATAATAAAAATAATAATTTCAGCTTTATCAACAAATCCTTTTGTCATTGCTAGGAAAATATCAAATAAACCTGTTCCTTTTACATTTTGAGTTATAGTTTCTCATTCATTTGGAATTGGATTACCAGATCCATCTGACTCCCAAGCTATTGGACGTCTTAAATCGTAAGTTCACCCCGAGAGACTCCCGATTCATGTGAATATAACAACAACCAATAAAATGAAAAATAATATCGTAAATGAAGTTGGCATTTTAAATTTAAATTTTTTGCCAGGCTTCGAATTTTTATTTGCTTCAAATTCCGCAGATACCTTTTTTTCTTTACTTGTCATAAAAAACCTTTCTATCTTAAACGGATATAGTGCTTATTTTAAACAATAATCGCTTAAATTAATAGTTTTTTACTAAATTTTTTATTAATTTCCAATCATTGCTACCATTACGGCTTTAATCGAATGAACACGATTTTCAGCTTCTTCAAATACTACTGAATTTTTAGATCTGAATACTTCATCTGTAACTTCCATTTCTTTCAAGCCAAATTTATCAAAAATATCTTTTCCAACTTCTGTATTTAAATCATGGAAAGCTGGTAAACAGTGCATAAACAAAGCATTGCTTTTAGCTAGTTTCAATAATTCACTATTAATTTGATATGGTTTTAGTTCTTTAACACGGCTTTCTCAAACCTCTGCGGGTTCTCCCATTGAAACTCAAACATCAGTATATAAAACGTCAGCATCCTTAGCTGCCAATTTAGCATCCTCTGTAAACTCAATTTTTGCACCAGTTTCTTTTGCGATTGCTTGACATTCTTTCACCAATGCATCTTCTGGTCAATATTTTTTTGGAGCAGCTGCCACAAAATGCATTCCCATTTTAGCGGCACCAATCATTAGTGAATTACCCATGTTATTTTTAGCATCTCCAAAAAATACTAATTTCTTACCTTTAAGTTCTCCACGCTCTTCAATAATTGTCATAAAGTCGGCTAAAATTTGGGTTGGGTGGTATTTATCAGTTAGTCCGTTAAATACTGGAACCCCTGCATGCTCAATTAAAATTTCTACATCTTCTTGTTTATAACCGCGGAATTCAATTCCATCATACATTCTTCCTAAAACTTTAGCAGTATCCTCAACTGATTCTTTTTTACCCATTTGCGATCCGCTTGGACCTAAATAAGTAACTCTTGCCCCTTGGTCTAAAGCGGCAACTTCAAAGGCACAGCGAGTTCTAGTTGAATCTTTTTGAAATAGTAGACAAATGTTTTTTCCAGTTAATTTAGGAATTTCGTTGCCTGCATATTTAGCACGTTTTAGATCTCTTGCTAAATCTAATAAATATCTAATTTCTCTTGGTGAGAAATCAAGTAAAGTTCTTAGACTTCTTCCTCTTAAATTTAATGCCATATTTTTTCTCCTTGCTTTTGATTGTTTGTTAAATATCTTCTCTAATTAATGGCATTGTCATACATCTTGGACCACCACGTCCACGAGATAATTCACTACTTGGTGTTGTAATTACTTCGACTCCAGCTTTTCTTAATAAATCAATGGTTACTCAATTTCTCTCGTAAGCAATAACTTTCCCTGGAGCAATTGTAATTACATTGGTTCCATCATTTCACTGTTCTCGTCCAGCAGCGATTTCATCTTCTCCACCACACTTAATCAGTTTAACCTCATGACCAATAGTTTTGCTTAAAAAACTAACCAAAGAATCTTTAATTTCTTTTTTACCTTCTTTGGTTACTTCAAAAATTTTAAATTCACTAATTGCGTCAAAAATTAGTGGGTGCACAATAAATTTATCAAAATCAATATTTGTAAATACTGTATCTAAATGCATATAACTTCTTGTTTTTGGTAAATCTAATACAATAATTTTTTTAAATGTTTCTTCACCCTTAAATAAGTTTTTAGCCAATCTGTCAACGGCCTCATGACTTGTTCTTTGCGAAACTCCAATAATTAAAGTTTCGTGATTTAAAACTAGGATATCTCCACCTTCAATATAATCTTCATATTCTCTTTGATAAACTTTTTCTACATTTCCTTTATAGTCTTTGTGGTTATCAAAAACAAAATCAGGGAAAATAGTTTCTCGGTTTCTAGTTTCAC
Coding sequences:
- a CDS encoding arginine deiminase → MSKINVFSEIGKLKEVLVHRPGNEVENLTPNLLDRLLFDDIPFLKVAQEEHDKFTQIMRDNGIIVKYIENLTAEALDQNPGLREGFIDKFISEAKVDKKYISDFKQFLSKMNNLEMVKQMIGGTKKIELDQQDKSEYPFIADPLPNVLFQRDPFASVGNKVTIHKMWSETRNRETIFPDFVFDNHKDYKGNVEKVYQREYEDYIEGGDILVLNHETLIIGVSQRTSHEAVDRLAKNLFKGEETFKKIIVLDLPKTRSYMHLDTVFTNIDFDKFIVHPLIFDAISEFKIFEVTKEGKKEIKDSLVSFLSKTIGHEVKLIKCGGEDEIAAGREQWNDGTNVITIAPGKVIAYERNWVTIDLLRKAGVEVITTPSSELSRGRGGPRCMTMPLIREDI
- the arcC gene encoding carbamate kinase — protein: MSKIVVAIGGNALGDSPEEQKQIVKNTAKHLANIIASGNQLVIVHGNGPQVGMINLGFDIAHKTDSKSPVVDFPECGSMSEGYIGYHLQQALKNELNHRKIKKSVVSIITQTLVDKNDLAFKNPSKPIGSFYDQEMADKLSKENNWNMKEDSGRGWRRVIASPKPIDIVEKDILISLVDSGFIPIAAGGGGIPVFKENESLTGIAAVIDKDFAAAKVAELIGADQLIILTAVDNIMINFNQPNQEKLTNIKVAELEKYILDNQFASGSMLPKVEAAISFVKQSSKNVAVIGNLEKVADVIKGISGTKINN
- a CDS encoding YfcC family protein, producing the protein MTSKEKKVSAEFEANKNSKPGKKFKFKMPTSFTILFFILLVVVIFTWIGSLSGWTYDLRRPIAWESDGSGNPIPNEWETITQNVKGTGLFDIFLAMTKGFVDKAEIIIFIICLGGFLNIVMRTKALEAFTQSITRKLGKNAIWVIPVLVTFFSFCGSTYGMAEETLGFYMIVIPLMIAAGFDSFTALMIVLFGAGTGVVASTVNPFLIGLAVDTSGVDQLTTSTGMAFRWISWIIFTLFTIGFIMWYANRVKKNPQKSVVFETAEKDKIFFLGESVEQVKFTKKRIGSLVVFLITFLIMILYLVGWDSIIGGTGAADAGEWFNKNVFFLSGLIPGFGEGGLAEVACFFIISSLIIALIDWKGEEDYVDGFIVGSKDMLGVCLVIAVAAGLSFIMSTSGLQTLIISGISSGLGGLNQISFVLISFLIFLPLSFLIPSTSGFATAIFPLWGPVAGGIGLGAASGSITAFSFASGTLNLFTPTSGVVMGALGIAKIEYSKLFKGAWIYILGTVLISIVLLSVGSLLPSPIF
- a CDS encoding isochorismatase family protein; its protein translation is MKKALLIVDFQYDFVNPNGSLFVPGADKIGPYIESLMDEFKGNDNIIIASKDWHPSNHYSFKQWGNHCEQGKIGSELVLNLEKIDYTILKGQDENIESYSAFFDEKGNSNGLNELLQKLKIIEITIVGVATDICVANTVSSAVKLGYKTNLDLNGCAGFNNILTL
- the argF gene encoding ornithine carbamoyltransferase, encoding MALNLRGRSLRTLLDFSPREIRYLLDLARDLKRAKYAGNEIPKLTGKNICLLFQKDSTRTRCAFEVAALDQGARVTYLGPSGSQMGKKESVEDTAKVLGRMYDGIEFRGYKQEDVEILIEHAGVPVFNGLTDKYHPTQILADFMTIIEERGELKGKKLVFFGDAKNNMGNSLMIGAAKMGMHFVAAAPKKYWPEDALVKECQAIAKETGAKIEFTEDAKLAAKDADVLYTDVWVSMGEPAEVWESRVKELKPYQINSELLKLAKSNALFMHCLPAFHDLNTEVGKDIFDKFGLKEMEVTDEVFRSKNSVVFEEAENRVHSIKAVMVAMIGN